A stretch of DNA from Anopheles ziemanni chromosome 3, idAnoZiCoDA_A2_x.2, whole genome shotgun sequence:
aagcgaaaaaatggctgggcgtctcgacgatccaaaacgacgccacctgcgtgtcgagacgatgcgcggatacgaaacgacgcgcgtcgttatcgtcgagcagtttcaagcacctcctggtcgatggatctctatagaccgtatgtgtccgaagcatatgtgggttctatggatcttggtatttaccaagaacatgataattcgggatgcacttttcatatcaacgttgtgtttagacaagtcactttgatttatttagccatttagccatagtataaaacacaccaataactcgatcgttttgaaaattgattaaaaatcaaagtgctcgaaacttgttaaaaactatatatttatataccttgaaatacttgtataaatacccaggttgctattcgagcaaatatgcggaaactttcgagcaataacgcggaactggatcataataccctcataTATTTTCCTCCAGCCCAGTGACATTTGTCGAATCAAAACACATTTACACTGCTGGCTATGTAATTAAGcattatttaaattgtaaaataaatgtctATATAAGGTAAAGTGGGGCAGCACGCCCCCCTTaatcgaaaaacatttttcttttctcctccaTTCATTAAAaccattcgtttttttcctaatTCAATTCTCAAACGTCTTTTTTATgtacgaaaaataagaaaaaccatttcaaactTACCAATTTCTTGTTAAATAAGATTTTCGAAGGACCTTTTGGTTTTGACTCCGTTGACAatagtggggcaagatggctCGAACGGTGGGGCAGAATGCACCCCAATGTAAACATGGGGCAAGACGAATATTTTTACGGATTTGTTTATAGCCTTTTATACAATTCGCCTTGGTATAACCTTACATCGACCTTGCAGGTAGCGCCTCTGACAGAGTCAAATTTTAACGTTTTGTAATCCAGATGATTTTGTGATATGAAAACACAGATGAAAATCACAATAAATGTATCTAAATTTCGTATTCAGACCTAATAAATATTCATTACTATGAAACACACATTACATGTTCAACATAAGACATAAATCAAGAATGCGTAGATCCGTTTACCGAACTTTGATTTACTCTTGTTTTGATGGTGCATCTTGccccattgtttacattttgaatgCTAGAGCGTCTTACCCCACCTGGGTCGGTGGACCTTGCCCCAATCTGAGGACCATTcttttttgatatttatttaaaattttgaaaatattcaaacagtTTCTCTTCAGTATTCGTTAAATACCATTATCAGAAGGCctgaatgatttaaaaatataatatcaaaACATGCCATACCTTACATAATGGTAACAAAATATTAGATCATTTAGAGTCAACTTAGATATtcctcagttttttttttaatgtggcacgacatccccaagtggggcaaggcctctctccgaagagagttttcaGTGACCGAAAAACGGTATATTaaagatcggtggtcagccgttcgtaataccggggggtgccagactcgagattcgatcccacacctggtGTGgagtttcctcgcgctaccgctgcgttATGGGCATCCAGTTCTCGTTTTCTTTATAAGATGGTTATGCCGTGCAGTGAAATTTACATAGGCTGTATTAGAAACGTTGATGAACATAttctatattatttttaattggcTTAATTCAGCTAAAAATAGGCCGATGCATCTTACCCCACAGGAGCCTGTTGCCCCACTTTCCCCTACAAGCATGATTTGTATATGCTTGTTATTATATATCATAAAAATTAGGTGTAAAGTTGCTAGTATTCATTAATCATTTTCTAGACTTCTCTTTCATTTTAGGTCTTTCTACGAATAAATTATATGCAACAGTTAAGCCAGCAAAACCAAGTGAGCGAAGGGACAACGGAAATTCGTAATGCACCGCATACAATTATCCGAGcagacatttttttaaatattatttgcattaaaactaaaaattaaccaatcctcttttttatctttacaaccagttgtttataaatttaaaatcaatcaaattgatTGCGTTTTTTGCTAAAAAATTTCTCCTCGTGATAATTTCctgtaatttatttgaaacacGGGATTTGTACGTTGGCTTTATCTGTCTAATATGttcataaaaatgttttaatttggtgtttcttttatagattttttgtcgttcgaaTACCACAAATATGACCCAAAGCCGCTtcacaaaaaaatgtatttgttCAACAACAATTATAACcggagaaatgaaaaaaatccgcaacaacataaatatttgatttgcCATGGCCAgcacttgttttttgttcaatcCTTGAACTAGTAGTGACCTTATTTTCACTATATAATTATTCAAGAATtgagaaggaaatgaaatgcaataaataaaatttctatACTCAAAATATAAAGCACATCGCAGCTTAAATACGTAAAATCCATCTGGGTGAAATACAACAGACGTTTGCATTGAATCATAACGCGTGCAGCGGTATCATGGTGGTTTCAATCGAATCGAATAATTAGTTGACGCGGCTTAggcaaaaataaactaacGACTAAATATACGAAACCAAAAGGTTTTGACCAAAACAATCAAAGGATTAACTTCGTGTGGTCAACTAATTTGGAAAATTCATGGATATCCTGTTTTATGAAATGTTTCTTAACTAATGTCACATTAAAGAATTTCCAAACTAGAAATGCTACACGAAGAAAAATCCGGCATAAAACTATGATTTTCAACCAACCAATTATCAAGTACCAACTTCTGAAACcatacaaatatgttttgataAGTTTGCCTATTCTGTGAAAGATATTACACTATCGCTCTAATCTATTCAGTGCAGGAGCTGCGATTCATTTTACGCCGCTCATTCTTAACATGTACATTTGCATGTTTACGAAGGGCCACTAGCTGAATGAACCGCTTCCCACACACCGTACAAGCGTGCGGCTTTTCACCGGTATGAGTCATGATGTGATGTTTTAGTGTCTCTGCCTTTCCGAATGATTGACTACAGTGTGTACAGTTGTACGATTTAATTTTCCGATGAACGATTCTGATGTGCCTTTTCAGATTGCCTGTTTGTTGAGGAATTACACAAAAAGTTAGTActtttaaataactttttttttagcaaatagTAATGTACCTTGATTTAAGAAGACATGCTCGCAAAATTCACAGGGAAATTGTTTGTCCTTCGTGTGATAGTTCATGTGGACTCTCAACTCATGCATTGTCGTCTTCTTGAGTCCACATTGAGGACATGTGTGATTTTTTATTCCTTGGTGCCGCATGGTATGCTCTTTTAACTTATGAGATGTAGGATATCTCTTATCGCACACCCCACAGTGAAACGGCATATTCCCAGTGTGGATGTAGGAATGTTTCTAAAAtatcaacaacaataacatgTTACACTTTCAAAGAAGCAAATCGAATCAAGCAATTTTTACCTTTAAAGCTCCACTggtagaaaatgttttgccacACGTTTCGCAGACAAATTTTTTTGGTTCAGGTGTAGTATATGTTGGATCGTGCCTTCTTCGATGGAGTACCAGCCCTTGTTTTGTTGCAAATAGTGATTCGCAGCCTTCAAAATCGCAAGGAAATTTCTTCCTAGGGATCTCGGTATGTTTATGAAGCATATGCATTTTGAGGTTGTGATACGTGCTGAACTCCTTTCCACACAGTTTGCATAGGCCTGGCTTTAGACCTTGATGCGTCCTTAGGTGGCCTTCGAAACGAATCGGATTACGGAATCTTTTTCCACACAACTGGCATTCAAGGGATTCTACTATTCCTTCTTTTGCACTGTGTTGCTTTCCAGGGTGTGAGTCATCC
This window harbors:
- the LOC131288707 gene encoding zinc finger and BTB domain-containing protein 17-like, yielding MPFHCAVCNKGYPTAFKLKQHTSRQNCNPNVQAESELFVKLEQSVNDSHFSGNESSDDPKLTVECKLESSYSKSDAFEEHVLNDDETGEEDYGSDVDYFNNSTESEDDSHPGKQHSAKEGIVESLECQLCGKRFRNPIRFEGHLRTHQGLKPGLCKLCGKEFSTYHNLKMHMLHKHTEIPRKKFPCDFEGCESLFATKQGLVLHRRRHDPTYTTPEPKKFVCETCGKTFSTSGALKKHSYIHTGNMPFHCGVCDKRYPTSHKLKEHTMRHQGIKNHTCPQCGLKKTTMHELRVHMNYHTKDKQFPCEFCEHVFLNQGNLKRHIRIVHRKIKSYNCTHCSQSFGKAETLKHHIMTHTGEKPHACTVCGKRFIQLVALRKHANVHVKNERRKMNRSSCTE